The following coding sequences lie in one Miscanthus floridulus cultivar M001 chromosome 9, ASM1932011v1, whole genome shotgun sequence genomic window:
- the LOC136482713 gene encoding laccase-15-like → MKVCVGRLPAAAKATVVAPAAAAVVFVLLSGMAALPTGMAAVVEHTFVVSQVNVTRLCKETLVTVVNGQLPGPAIEVTEGDSVVVHVVNRSPYNMTIHWHGVKQRLNCWADGVPMITQCPIMPSRNFTYRFNVAGQEGTLWWHAHVPCLRATLHGALIIRPRHGAASYPFPKPDKEIPIVIGEWWDMDLAQLDRNTVNGVLVDVPTGSTINGKLGDLYNCSAASASEGAVEQEDGFVLEVESGKTYLLRLMNAALFSEYYLKIAGHTMTVVASDANYVKPNATDVVAIAPGETMDVLVAADSPPGRYYIAALAIQAPEPDVQVPLTITRGIVQYTTNVDDVPAPVMMPDMPDQHDTTGSFYFHGNLSSLRRHRVPARADEHMLITLSLGSVCRDGGQSCERSDSDESIIVGTMNDVSFRAPTAAAVSLLEAHYYRRDDMAAAAGVELSALPDTPRRVFNFTDPAYIPYGPKEAPLEPTEKQTMVRRFQHGAVVEVVFQDTAVMQSDSNPMHLHGHDMFVLAHGLGNYDAARDVASYNLVDPPLKNTVVVPRLGWVAVRFVADNPGTWYIHCHFDFHLSMGMVAVFIVEDGSTVDTSLPPPPEDLPKCGSNKGGLDLPPVEFFYLQNEQSRKTVPGK, encoded by the exons ATGAAGGTCTGCGTGGGACGACTCCCTGCTGCGGCGAAAGCAACGGTCGTCGCCCCCGCCGCAGCCGCCGTCGTCTTCGTCCTCCTCTCCGGCATGGCGGCTCTACCGACGGGCATGGCAGCCGTCGTCGAGCACACCTTCGTT GTGAGCCAGGTGAATGTGACGCGCTTGTGCAAGGAGACGCTGGTGACCGTGGTGAACGGGCAGCTCCCGGGGCCGGCGATCGAGGTCACCGAGGGAGACTCCGTGGTCGTCCATGTCGTCAACAGGTCGCCCTACAACATGACCATCCACTG GCATGGAGTGAAGCAGCGGCTCAACTGCTGGGCGGACGGGGTGCCCATGATCACCCAGTGCCCCATCATGCCAAGCCGCAACTTCACCTACCGGTTCAACGTCGCCGGACAGGAAGGCACCTTGTGGTGGCACGCTCACGTCCCCTGCCTGCGCGCAACCCTGCACGGGGCTCTCATCATCCGGCCCAGACATGGCGCCGCCTCGTATCCCTTCCCTAAGCCTGACAAGGAGATCCCCATTGTTATAG GGGAATGGTGGGATATGGACCTTGCACAGTTGGACAGGAACACGGTGAACGGTGTCCTTGTCGACGTCCCAACTGGAAGCACGATCAACGGCAAGCTTGGAGACCTCTACAactgctctgcggcctctgcctCTGAAGGTGCCGTGGAACAGGAAGATGGCTTCGTACTGGAAGTGGAGTCCGGCAAGACGTACCTGCTCCGGCTGATGAACGCCGCCCTCTTCTCCGAGTACTACCTCAAGATCGCCGGCCATACCATGACGGTGGTCGCCTCCGACGCCAACTACGTCAAGCCCAACGCCACGGACGTCGTCGCCATCGCACCCGGCGAGACGATGGACGTCCTGGTGGCCGCCGACTCGCCGCCGGGCCGGTACTACATCGCCGCCCTGGCCATACAGGCGCCCGAGCCCGACGTCCAGGTGCCACTCACCATCACGCGCGGGATAGTGCAGTACACCACCAACGTCGACGACGTTCCAGCTCCGGTGATGATGCCGGACATGCCTGACCAGCACGACACCACCGGCAGCTTCTACTTCCACGGCAACCTCTCCAGCCTTCGCCGTCACCGGGTGCCGGCGCGCGCCGACGAGCACATGCTGATCACGCTCAGCCTGGGCTCGGTCTGCCGCGACGGCGGGCAGTCGTGCGAGAGGAGCGACAGCGACGAGTCCATCATCGTGGGCACCATGAACGACGTCTCGTTCCGGGCGCCCACGGCCGCGGCGGTGTCGCTGCTGGAGGCGCACTACTACCGCCGCGACGACAtggcggccgccgccggcgtgGAGCTCAGCGCGCTCCCGGACACGCCGCGGAGGGTGTTCAACTTCACCGACCCGGCCTACATCCCGTACGGGCCGAAAGAGGCGCCGCTGGAGCCGACGGAGAAACAGACGATGGTGCGGCGGTTCCAGCACGGCGCGGTGGTGGAGGTCGTGTTCCAGGACACGGCGGTGATGCAGAGCGACTCCAACCCGATGCACCTGCACGGCCACGACATGTTCGTGCTCGCGCACGGCTTGGGCAACTACGACGCGGCGAGGGACGTGGCCAGCTACAACCTGGTGGATCCGCCGCTCAAGAACACCGTCGTCGTCCCGAGGCTCGGCTGGGTCGCTGTTCGATTTGTCGCCGATAATCCAG GAACATGGTACATCCATTGCCACTTTGATTTCCATCTGTCCATGGGCATGGTAGCCGTTTTCATTGTAGAGGATGGATCAACAGTGGACACCTCTCTTCCTCCACCTCCTGAAGATTTACCAAAATGTGGCTCTAATAAAGGAGGCCTTGATTTGCCTCCAGTGGAATTCTTCTACCTCCAAAATGAACAGAGTCGCAAGACAGTGCCGGGCAAGTGA